The following coding sequences lie in one Cannabis sativa cultivar Pink pepper isolate KNU-18-1 chromosome 5, ASM2916894v1, whole genome shotgun sequence genomic window:
- the LOC133038396 gene encoding uncharacterized protein LOC133038396, which yields MLQSFMPVSKGEEGKRESCPLKKLIALEFMNLVEFLSAHFTCEEVKKVVFDIPGIKTPSLHGFASFFFQDNWDIVGTVVKCPNTVKDFRPIACCNVIYKVARLKHILPELVAQNQGGFVKGRYIGHNIMICQDLLRHYGRKANKPSCMIKLDLQKAYDTIEWGFIEEILRGSREGDPMSPLLFVLGMEYMSRIMKKIGKKIGFKYHERYYSSVMYLLQGLKLFSMTSRYCLYLGIPIGAQKISSEDCAILAEKMKGRIRTWSTRHLSFAGRVVLINLVLMSIHSYWSQVMLLPCKVIKEIESICKSFLWKGQHMFQGPGAIAWDRVCQSKTARGIGFKRVREWNMAAMVKYIWAVAKKEYSLWVKWVHTVYIKEKNWWCDSIPIHGSWYWRKLVALKNQHSS from the exons ATGCTGCAATCTTTCATGCCAGTATCAAAGGGAGAAGAAGGAAAAAGAGAATCTTGTCCATTGAAGAAACTGATTGCACTAGAGTTCATGAACCTG GTTGAATTTCTCTCAGCTCACTTTACTTGTGAGGAAGTGAAGAAAGTTGTTTTTGATATTCCTGGGATTAAAACACCCAGTCTTCATGGATTTGCTAGTTTCTTTTTCCAAGATAATTGGGATATTGTGGGAACTGTG GTCAAGTGTCCAAACACAGTGAAAGACTTCAGACCCATTGCATGTTGCAATGTCATTTACAAGGTAGCTAGACTTAAACATATTCTCCCTGAGCTTGTTGCACAAAATCAAGGAGGATTTGTTAAAGGAAGGTATATTGGCCACAATATTATGATTTGCCAGGATTTGCTCAGACATTATGGAAGGAAGGCCAACAAGCCTAGCTGCATGATCAAGTTGGATCTTCAAAAGGCTTAtgatacaattgagtggggatTTATTGAGGAAATTTTA AGGGGTTCAAGGGAAGGAGATCCCATGTCTCCTTTGCTTTTTGTTTTGGGAATGGAATATATGTCTAGAATTATGAAGAAGATTGGAAAGAAAATTGGCTTCAAGTATCATGAAAGGT ACTATAGTAGTGTGATGTATCTTCTTCAGGGTCTTAAGCTTTTCTCAATGACATCGAG GTACTGCCTATACTTGGGGATTCCTATTGGGGCTCAAAAGATTTCGAGTGAAGACTGTGCAATACTAGCTGAAAAGATGAAAGGGAGGATCAGAACCTGGAGTACTAGGCATCTTTCTTTTGCGGGAAGAGTAGTGTTGATCAACTTAGTTTTAATGTCTATTCATTCTTACTGGAGTCAAGTGATGCTGCTACCTTGCAAAGTGATCAAGGAAATAGAATCTATCTGCAAGTCTTTTCTATGGAAAGGGCAACACATGTTTCAAGGGCCTGGTGCCATTGCTTGGGACAGAGTGTGCCAAAGCAAGACAGCTCGAGGTATTGGCTTTAAAAGAGTGAGAGAGTGGAACATGGCTGCAATGGTGAAGTACATTTGGGCTGTAGCTAAAAAAGAATATAGCTTATGGGTTAAATGGGTGCACACAGTCTAtatcaaagaaaaaaattggTGGTGCGATTCAATTCCCATACATGGGAGCTGGTACTGGAGGAAATTAGTGGCACTGAAGAATCAACATAGCTCCTAG